From Rhinopithecus roxellana isolate Shanxi Qingling chromosome 17, ASM756505v1, whole genome shotgun sequence, one genomic window encodes:
- the LOC115894188 gene encoding circumsporozoite protein-like translates to MSHYNGTSSTHTLYSPALYHVDSLTSTPDSTLQGGAHEEAGGGGRGGGRGAGGEEAGAALPSQPRLPAALTPAAHPARGSQAVARAGAGGPHGSGAPRQPRPSPAPRSPPGPSALGLFHWRTLPKMVICVRGRVGQRKGFTC, encoded by the exons ATGAGTCACTACAATGGCACGAGTTCAACTCACACTCTTTATTCTCCAGCCCTGTACCATGTGGATTCACTCACGTCAACCCCAGACTCCACCTTGCAGGGAGGAGCGCACGAGGAGGCGGGGGGAGGAGGCCGCGGAGGAGGAAGAGGCGCAGGAGGGGAGGAGGCGGGCGCAGCTCTTCCCTCCCAGCCCCGACTCCCGGCCGCGCTGACGCCAGCCGCGCACCCCGCGCGAGGAAGCCAGGCGGTAGCCCGGGCGGGAGCGGGCGGCCCGCACGGTTCGGGGGCGCCGAGGCAGCCCCggccctcccccgccccccgctcACCCCCCGGGCCCAGCGCCCTTGGTCTGTTCCATTGGCGCACGTTGCCAAAGATGGTCATTTGCGTTAGAGGAC GTGTAGGGCAGAGAAAAGGCTTTACCTGCTGA